The following proteins are co-located in the Dromiciops gliroides isolate mDroGli1 chromosome 2, mDroGli1.pri, whole genome shotgun sequence genome:
- the DBNDD2 gene encoding dysbindin domain-containing protein 2 has protein sequence MDPNSRGALDRQQQQLRLRDRQKFFEEVFQQDSEFFFPLSHLHLESRRPPIGSISSMEVNVDTLEQAELIDFGDPDASDVFLPCEELPSTPQPPTVSGVGDHPEELNLQRPPSDRTMSRTSSSSSSTELNSPDLIGDGVDTPLAQSDEEDSGAEPAACS, from the exons ATGGACCCCAATTCCCGTGGAGCCCTGgaccggcagcagcagcagctccgaCTTCGAGATCGACAGAAGTTCTTTGAGGAAGTTTTCCAGCAAGACTCAGAATTCTTCTTTCCTCTATCACATCTTCACCTTGAGTCCCGGAGAC CTCCCATTGGCAGTATCTCTTCTATGGAAGTGAATGTGGATACACTGGAGCAGGCCGAATTGATTGACTTTGGGGACCCAGATGCTTCAGATGTGTTCTTGCCCTGTGAGGAGCTCCCATCAACTCCACAGCCACCCACTGTATCTG GTGTGGGTGACCACCCAGAGGAACTGAACCTGCAGAGGCCCCCATCAGACAGAACCATGTCAAggacctcctcttcctcttcttctactGAACTCAATAGTCCAGACCTGATTGGAGATGGTGTGGACACCCCTTTGGCACAGTCTGATGAGGAGGACAGTGGTGCAGAGCCTGCAGCCTGCAGCTAG